TAGTTGGCTGGTTGATTGATTGCTGGTTTTTTTTTGCTGGTATCTAATGTAATGCCACATAGAATGTGTCCGCCTCCTTGTTTCGGCCTTGGGGCCATCGACAGTACCAATTCAGGACTCAGGAGGCAGTCCCATTCTCCCACCGCGGCCGATTGTTAATATTAAGCAAGACAAACCCATCAAACCCTGCCGTGTGATCTGGTATTTGGCGACTAAGCCCGATCGATCAATTGAGGCTTCCTTTTGCAATCCTGTTGAATTTCTAAGCACCTTTTGCATTTACTTTAGCCTACTGATTCTACAAAGTACTTTAGCAGTTAGGTAATAATACGCTGATACAAAGTATAATAAAGTGTATAAAAATAGTggtagagtttttttttaaattcaagtacaaaagtggaagggaaaggggaaaaatggatgTTTGAGAATTGAATCAGGACATTATGATTATGTAGTTAATGCTTCTCTCAACCGAATTGGAACTTGGGAATTGGTTTCTATTCCTACGTTAGTACAACTGGGCTGGCACAAAATATAGGATATAGAATCCTAGGTGCTTTACTTCTATTGACTAGTAACTACTAAGAATGTCAAAGATGGTGTACTGTTCATGTCATTTGGTTTCGgaaaaacatgtaaaatttgGCAAAGTCAGAACTAGTGAATTGGGAAGAAAGTTAACTGTTAGCAATTGTTTGAGTTGTAGTTGAGTTTCCAAACTTGATTCATATTATGGTAATATGGCAATTAAGTTTACCAGAAAAATAATTGGCACCAATACAGAGGTTTCTAAATTTTAACTTGTAAAGCAAAGTTGGTCCCTCAAACATGAACATAAaatctttttatttcttgagttTAGATAAAATTCCTGCTATCCCAATGTTTTTTATGAAAATGTTATTCAATGAGAATAATTTGCATTTGTGGTTTTCTGTTCACATGGGGAAAATGTGCATGCCTTGGATCATTTTCATGCATATGTTGGTttatttatatatgtacataGAGAAAGTAAGCTGATGCCTTGTTCTATTTGCATAGTAAGCTGATGCATTTATATATGTTGGTGCATTTATATTTTCATGCCCTGTTCTGTTTGTTTCAGAATAATTAGGAAAAGTCATTCAGCACTTTTGgttctttctcatttttttaaaatattcttcaagAAATTTGCAAgctgatgttatttttcttcttgaataattagaGAAGTACGTACAGCACctattcaaaatattaaaattttactAAAGTTCATTAATGTTTCACCACAGGTTTGAATTAAAGATAGCTATCTGTGAAAATAAATCATTTTGAAGACGTTGCACATTGATTTCGCTAGAGGTACAAGCCAACTTATATTCTTGTGTTCTTTTTTATTAGGAATTAGATTAAGTTACATATATGATATTAaatttgttcatttgtttgaacCTGTAATGTACGTTCATTTTCATCTTTTGGTCATTTggattcttaattttttttttaaactggaGTGTCATTGCAGTAGATATATTATATGACCTGCAAATTTTATTCTTAACATTGATTGTGTAAAAAACTATTTACTTGGTGACACGTGATAAATGGCTAGTAGCGGAAAACCTTTGGGGTTCTCATGTCTTGTGCTTTTATCTCAAACAGTGACCTTCTCGTTGACTTCCAAATAGCTTCTTGGTAtcataataatttttttgttgtaTGAGTGATGCTCTTTGTTAATATTATTCTTAATTGCTTTCTTttgcttatatatgtatatgtatatgtatgtatgtgtatattTTAAGGTTAAATTTGTCATGGTTACAGAATATGGATAAAACTTGGATGCAAAAGAATAGACGAAGCAAAGAATATTGGGATGGTTTGCAAAAATTCTTAGATTATGCATTCCAGAATTCAAGTATAAATGGGATGATATTATGTCCATGTAAAGAATGTAAGTGTGGTGTATGTATTACCAGGGAGAATGCAGAACTTCATTTGAAAGTTTATGGTTTTGTTAAAGGATACACCCATTGGGCAGCTCATGGAGAATTTGTTTACTCTAGTGCACCAAAACCTACTTCCTATGATATCTCACATGGGGTACGGGATGAACTTGATGACATGCATGGTTTGGTTcatgatgcaatgggaattccTGAACAAGATTATACAAGGATAGATGGAACTGAATACAAAAGCCAATTGCCCAATGTAGAAGCTGAAAAGTTTTACAATCTAATTGATAATTCTAACAAAGAGCTTTACTCTGGATGTAAAAGATTCTCAAAACTTTCCTTTATGATTCGGTTGCTTCACCTCAAATGCCTTGGTAAACTCAGCAACAAAATTTTTGATATGTTACTTGATTTGTTGAAAGAAGCCTTTCCAGATGCAATGGATGGTTTGCCTAAGTCTTATTATGAAGCTGAAAAGTTAATGAAGGAATTAGGACTTGGGTATGATAAATATGATGCATGTCCGAATGACTGCACTTTGTATTGGGGGGTAGATGCAAGAAGAAAGCATTGTGAAACATGTAAAGAATCTAGATGGGTTAAATCTGAAAATGATCCGACTGGTGAGGGAAGAAAAATACCGCATAAGGTTTTATGGCATTTTCCCCTAAAACATAGGTTACAACGCCTATTTATGTCCTCCAAAATTGCAGGCCATATGAGATGGCATGCAGAAGGTCGTACTAAGGATGGTAACATGAGGCACCCTGCTGATTCTCCATCTTGGCAAACATTTGACTTTTATCATCCAGAATTTTCTCAAGATTCTCGTAATGTGAGGTTGGGCCTAGCATCAGATGGATTTAACCCATTCAAAAATATGAGTTCAACTCATAGCACTTGGCCGGTAATATTGATGCCATATAATTTGCCGCCATGGATGTGTATGAAACAACCGAACTTTATGTTGTCATTGTTGATACCCGGTCCATTTGCACCAGGAAATAATATTGATATATATTTAAAACCTCTCATAGCAGAATTAAAGGAATTGTGGGATGTTGGAGTGAATACATATGAtgcatcaagaaaagaaaactttcaACTTCGTGCAGCACTTTTATGGACCATCAGTGACTTTCCAGGTTATGCAATCCTCTCCGGATGGAGCACTAAAGGAAAACNNNNNNNNNNNNNNNNNNNNNNNNNNNNNNNNNNNNNNNNNNNNNNNNNNNNNNNNNNNNNNNNNNNNNNNNNNNNNNNNNNNNNNNNNNNNNNNNNNNNNNNNNNNNNNNNNNNNNNNNNNNNNNNNNNNNNNNNNNNNNNNNNNNNNNNNNNNNNNNNNNNNNNNNNNNNNNNNNNNNNNNNNNNNNNNNNNNNNNNNNNNNNNNNNNNNNNNNNNNNNNNNNNNNNNNNNNNNNNNNNNNNNNNNNNNNNNNNNNNNNNNNNNNNNNNNNNNNNNNNNNNNNNNNNNNNNNNNNNNNNNNNNNNNNNNNNNNNNNNNNNNNNNNNNNNNNNNNNNNNNNNNNNNNNNNNNNNNNNNNNNNNNNNNNNNNNNNNNNNNNNNNNNNNNNNNNNNNNNNNNNNNNNNNNNNNNNNNNNNNNNNNNNNNNNNNNNNNNNNNNNNNNNNNNNNNNNNNNNNNNNNNNNNNNNNNNNNNNNNNNNNNNNNNNNNNNNNNNNNNNNNNNNNNNNNNNNNNNNNNNNNNNNNNNNNNNNNNNNNNNNNNNNNNNNNNNNNNNNNNNNNNNNNNNNNNNNNNNNNNNNNNNNNNNNNNNNNNNNNNNNNNNNNNNNNNNNNNNNNNNNNNNNNNNNNNNNNNNNNNNNNNNNNNNNNNNNNNNNNNNNNNNNNNNNNNNNNNNNNNNNNNNNNNNNNNNNNNNNNNNNNNNNNNNNNNNNNNNNNNNNNNNNNNNNNNNNNNNNNNNNNNNNNNNNNNNNNNNNNNNNNNNNNNNNNNNNNNNNNNNNNNNNNNNNNNNNNNNNNNNNNNNNNNNNNNNNNNNNNNNNNNNNNNNNNNNNNNNNNNNNNNNNNNNNNNNNNNNNNNNNNNNNNNNNNNNNNNNNNNNNNNNNNNNNNNNNNNNNNNNNNNNNNNNNNNNNNNNNNNNNNNNNNNNNNNNNNNNNNNNNNNNNNNNNNNNNNNNNNNNNNNNNNNNNNNNNNNNNNNNNNNNNNNNNNNNNNNNNNNGGTCCTAAAATagacaattttaggtttaaacaCACAAGTAATAgctagtggtacgatcgttataagaatttctcaaaggtttcaattttattgcgcctaaattagaaatacgtgttttcacgtgcgcgcttaattgagggactttggaccattattttgggacaattaagaatgaataatatttatatgaatgtaagtgccctagaggtttagtgcactagtgcaacaaacgtaagagaaatcgaacacaaaacgcgcgcgtagggCACTAGTTGTAATTGATTTGACGTATTTAAAATATTAGACGTCAAGCGTCTTTTGTACGCAAAGGAAACCAGAACCGCATCTCATTTCTTCTAGCTGCAATGGACGGATAGCTTCAGCCGTAACAGCTTCACCATTCCTTCTACAAATTCAccaaatcactaccaaaacctcCATAGATTCAACCAAAACTTCACATATACTTAACTCTACACTTGGACAACACTTTAAGCTGAAAAAGGGAGGAGCTTCACGGTTTTCTTCAGGCTTCAAAGggaccgaaattttctgatttgaaCAACCAtcaaagtaggtaatgatcaactaCCTTAAACTTGTCTTATGGAGGTTGATTTATGCATTTGAGCTGAAATCTTCACTTTAGTAGCTtgtattgttggaaaaaaagtggctctatgaattcccactcttgggttgttgctgattttgtGCTTGATGAAGTTTATGATATCGGATCAGTGTTTAAGTTAGTGATTTGTTGAAGGAAAACTGCTGG
This sequence is a window from Coffea eugenioides isolate CCC68of chromosome 7, Ceug_1.0, whole genome shotgun sequence. Protein-coding genes within it:
- the LOC113777261 gene encoding uncharacterized protein LOC113777261 → MDKTWMQKNRRSKEYWDGLQKFLDYAFQNSSINGMILCPCKECKCGVCITRENAELHLKVYGFVKGYTHWAAHGEFVYSSAPKPTSYDISHGVRDELDDMHGLVHDAMGIPEQDYTRIDGTEYKSQLPNVEAEKFYNLIDNSNKELYSGCKRFSKLSFMIRLLHLKCLGKLSNKIFDMLLDLLKEAFPDAMDGLPKSYYEAEKLMKELGLGYDKYDACPNDCTLYWGVDARRKHCETCKESRWVKSENDPTGHMRWHAEGRTKDGNMRHPADSPSWQTFDFYHPEFSQDSRNVREKIFKDKILIRPKKQVQKAS